Proteins encoded by one window of Dietzia sp. B32:
- a CDS encoding heme ABC transporter ATP-binding protein, producing MTADQARTPVLRAEGVTVRMGGRVLLDAVDLDVHAGEVLALVGPNGAGKSTLLGVVAGDTTPESGRTVLDGTDLRKWRLGDLSRRRALLTQANSVAFPFSVREVVAMGRAPWTGLPEGDDDEEIIDSSLAATDTTHLRLRTFPTLSGGEKARVSLSRALAQRTGVLLLDEPTAAVDLRHQEIVLELARAVADAGGAVVVVLHDLALAAAWADRMVMIADGRVRADGPPAEVLTPDLIHEVYQQPVLVHRHPVTGDLLVTPDRRRFRRPAAPEQFAQSGVSDPVLVKEFS from the coding sequence ATGACCGCCGATCAGGCCCGCACACCGGTGCTGCGCGCGGAGGGGGTGACCGTCCGGATGGGCGGTCGGGTGCTGTTGGACGCGGTGGACCTCGACGTCCACGCAGGCGAGGTGCTGGCGCTGGTCGGCCCCAACGGCGCCGGCAAGTCGACGCTGCTCGGCGTGGTGGCGGGGGACACCACGCCCGAGTCCGGCCGGACGGTGCTGGATGGCACGGACCTGCGCAAGTGGCGCCTGGGCGACCTGTCGCGGCGCCGTGCCCTGCTGACGCAGGCCAACTCCGTGGCCTTCCCGTTCAGCGTGCGGGAGGTGGTGGCGATGGGGCGCGCGCCGTGGACGGGGCTGCCCGAGGGCGACGACGACGAGGAGATCATCGACTCCTCGCTCGCCGCCACCGACACCACCCACCTGCGCCTCCGGACCTTCCCGACGCTGTCCGGTGGGGAGAAGGCCCGGGTATCGCTCTCGCGCGCCCTCGCGCAGCGCACCGGCGTCCTGCTGCTGGACGAGCCCACCGCCGCCGTGGATCTGCGGCATCAGGAGATCGTCCTGGAGCTCGCGCGCGCGGTCGCCGACGCCGGCGGGGCCGTGGTGGTGGTGCTCCACGACCTCGCGCTGGCCGCGGCGTGGGCCGACCGCATGGTGATGATCGCCGACGGCCGGGTCCGCGCCGACGGCCCGCCGGCGGAGGTGCTCACCCCCGACCTCATCCACGAGGTCTATCAGCAGCCGGTTCTCGTCCACCGTCACCCGGTGACCGGGGACCTGCTGGTCACCCCGGATCGCCGGCGGTTCCGTCGTCCCGCCGCCCCGGAGCAGTTCGCCCAGTCGGGCGTCTCTGACCCCGTCCTCGTCAAGGAGTTCTCGTGA